The Acidithiobacillus thiooxidans ATCC 19377 DNA window TCAGTGGGTTGGTGAATAATGCGTTGACCGGTTTGCAGGCTGCCCAATCCGCCTTGCAGGTGGTTGGGGACAATATTGCCAATGTAAATACGCCCGGATACAGTCAACAAAGTGCTTTGCAGTCAACGGCTATCCCTACCGCCATTGGCGGCCTTTATTACGGAAACGGCACTCAGATCGATTCCGTGCAACGCAGTTACAGCAGCTTTTTGCAGGGTCAGGTCTGGACGGCCAGTGCCAGCGCCAGCGGGCAGGCCAGTTTATCCAGTTCCCTCCAGAATATTCTGGGTATGCTCAATAATGGCGGCGTCAGCTCCCAGGTCAGCCAGTTTTTTTCCGGGGTCGCGCAAGTGGCTGCCAACCCGGATGACATTCCCGCCCGCCAGAGTATGCTCAGTAATGCACAGACCCTCAGCCAGACATTTCAGTCATTGGGTCAGCAGTTGGCCAGTGTTGGCAGCGGGGTTAATCAGCAGATTACCCAGTCCGTTGACCAGATCAACAGCATCAGCAAGCAGATTGCACAATTGAATGTTCAGATTTCTGCCGCGCAGGGTAATCCCAACGGGTCACCCAATGATTTGCTGGATCAGCGAGATCATCTGATTACCGAATTAAATGGTCAGGTGGGTGTGCAGGTTCTTAAACAGCAGAATTCCCAGCTCAGTGTTTTTCTGAGTAATGGACAGGTGTTGGTGGCGGGTGGTCAATCGTTTGCCCTGCAGACCCAGAGTAGCCCATATAACCAGCAAACTCTGGATGTAGGTTATGCCAACAACGGCGCGGACATCTCCAAAAGCCTCACTGGTGGAACCCTGGGCGGATTATTGCAATTTCGCAGTCAATCGTTGAACCCTGCCGAAAATGGCTTGGGACTTTTGGCAGATGGTATTGCCTCTGCCTTGAATGCCCAGCAGGCGCAGGGCTTGAATTTGAACGGTAGCAGCGGTTCAGCCTTGTTCAGCACAGGTGCGGTGCAGGTATTCGCAAATACACATAACAGTAGTGGCGCTGCTTCGGTGCTGGGCACTATTACCAACGTCGGAAATCTGAGTGGCAATGATTATATTTTGACCAAAAGCTCAGGTTCCGTATGGACTTTGCAGGACCGTAGTACGGGAGCAACGGTGGCAAGCACTTCTGGTTCTGTATCTTCGGGTGCGAGTACGACGAGCCTGAATTTTTCCGGGGTAGGATTCCAGTTGCAGGTGTCCGGAACTGCGGCAGCAGGGGACAGCTTTCTGGTAGAGCCGACGCGTCAGGGTGCCGTAGGTATGCAAACGGTGCTGACTGATCCTGCGGGCATCGCCGCTGCCAGTCCTTTTGTAAGCAGCCCCGGCGTGTTAGTCAGCGGCAGTCTGCAGAATAATAATCTGGGTAATATGACCCTTTCTGCCGGACAATATGTCAGCGGTGCCGCCGGCGTGGCAGTCTCCCCTAGCGACATATCGTCATTTCCGACTAATTTGCAGATCACCATGACCAGCGGTGCTAGTCAGGGAGGTTCGGCGACTTTCCAGATTACTTCTGGTTCAGGTACTACGGCCTCGGTGATAACTACTGGAACTGTCAGCCTGGGTGGTTCCGGTACGCTCATCGACATCCCGTATCCCAATCCACCAGGAGGATATTGGCAAGTGAATCTCAGTGGCACCCTGGCGGCTTCCGGCGATGCGTTTACCTTGAGTCCCGGCGGGGCGGGGAGTAACGGCAATGCCCAGGCGATGGCCGCGTTGGCCACCAGCAAGGTTTTGAACAATGGAACGGCAACTTTTAATGATAATGCCGCGCAATTACTGACTCAGGTGACCAATCAGGCCGCTCAGGCCCAGAATAATGCTCAGGCCCAGCTCACGGTTTTGCAGTCGGCCCAAGCCTCGCAGCAAGCGGTTTCCGGGGTGAATCTGGATCAGGAAGCAGCCAGTCTGATTCAGTATCAGCAGGCCTATCAGGCGGCGGCAAAAGCCATTTCGGTCGGCAGCACTTTGTTTCAGTCATTGATACAGGCTCTATAAGGAGAACAGCATGCGCGTCAGTACCCAGGAATTTTACCAAAGCAGCCTGTATTCCTTGTTGAACCAACAAAGTACGCTGAATAATCTTTCGCAGCAGCTGTCCACCGGCAATGCGCTGATCAACCCTACCAACGATCCTGTGGGTAATGCTCAGGTTTTGGATCTCAATACCAAAATTGCCAATCTGGGTAGCTATCAACAAAGTAATACTTATGCTCAACAGGGACTCAGTATGAGTTCCAGTACCTTGCAAAGTGTCGGTACCCTGATGAATCAGGTACAGCAACTGGCGGTGCAGATGAATAATGCCACAGTCAATTCCAATGACCTGCAAAATGCTGTAACGACCATGCAGGGAAACCTGCAGCAACTGGTGCAACTGGCCAATACGCAGGATGCCAATGGTACTTACATCTATGGTGGGTCCAATGCCCAGACGCCGCCGTTTCAGCTACAGAGTGATGGCACTGTTCAATACATGGGCGATTCCAGTCAGAAAACCCTGCAAATCGGCCCGGGACTGACAACGCCTGTTTCTCAGGCGGGTAATGCGATTTTCATGAATGTTCCGGCAGGAAATGGCACTTTTACGGTAACGGCGTCCGGCAGTAATTATTTGATACCGGCAACTTCCGGAGCAACGGCCACGGATGTAGGCAATACCACTTTAGGGCCGGGCAGTGTGCTGAATCAGGCGACGGCGGATAGCCAGTTTGTGGCCGATAATGCTCAATACGAAGTCAGTATCAGTAATACTTCCAGCGGCCTGACATATACGGTCAGCAGTGGCACAGGTGCGGTTGACAGTACAGGATGGTCAGCCAGCTCCGGAACCGTTGTCAGCGGCACTTATACGCCCGGGCAAAGTATTAACATACCCAGCACCTTGGGCGGCAGCCCCTTTATGACGGTCTCGACCAATGGGCAGCCGGTATCGGGACATACCGCCCAATTTACTCTGGCTGCTGCAAAGCCCCAAAGCATTTTTCAGACGTTCAGTGATCTGATTGCCGCCTTTACCGGCGGTTCTGGATCTCCCGGCGCTAACACACGTCGTTCGCAAGACATTAGCAATGCTCTGGCAAATCTCAACCAGTTCCAGACCACGCTCCTGAGTACCCAGGCGCAAATTGGTTCGAACATCCAGCAGGCCCAAAGTGTGCAATCGCTGAATGCTAACCTGACCCAGCAATTCCAGACCGACCGGGGTAATATTGCCGATGTGAGTTATCCTCAGGTGATTACCCAGTTTCAGGAAAGCTCAACGGCGTTGCAGGCTGCACAGAAGGCCTTTGTGCAGGTGCAGGGGTTGAGTTTGTTTAATTATATTTCGTGAGTTTGAAATAATCATGCTAATAGGGTAGAGAATGATAGAAACCGCTGGTACTGTAAAAAACGGCTTAGGGACTTTAATGACGCTGAGCTTTCTGGCATGAAAACTGGGAGCGAGGCTAATCCTATATGACTCGGAATTCTTACGTATGGGAATCCCTTGATACTGTGGATAATGATTCAGAAATAGGAGCTTACCACAGCAATCCTCGTTCCGATCTGATGGCGTTACTTAGTCGGTCGCCGCGTCGGTTTCTGGATGTGGGCTGCGCATCCGGTGCCCTGGGGGCTTGGATGAAAAGCATATATCCGGAAGTTGAATTATGGGGTATCGAATCCAATAAAAAAGTGGCGCAAGTTGCACATGCTGTTTATGAGAATGTTATTGTTGGAGATATACAGGAAGTTGATTTTTCCGAATGTGGGCTTAGGAATGAAAGTTTTGATACGCTAGTTTTAGCTGACGTATTAGAACATGTTTTTAATCCATGGCGAACTTTGGTGCGTCTCAGGTCGTTGTTGACCTCCGATGCTCAGGTGCTTGTGAGTTTGCCAAATGCGCGGAATCTCTGGCTCATTAATGAGCTTTCAGCCGGCCGTTTTACCTATGAGTCTTCTGGTATTCTCGATATTACCCATCTCCGATTCTTTACCCAAGAAGAAGGGTTACGTATGCTTGAAGAAACGGGCTATTCGGTTGAAGCCATAGGCTATGGAGCCGATAGTCGTTTCATTAATACCCCGCATCCAAAGAAATTTCCAGCCAATATCGAGATGGAACATCTTGTATTCAAAAATATCGACTATGACAGCTACCAACAACTGATTAGTCTGCAAATCTTCTATCGTGCTACTCCGATTAAGTCAGCCGCTCTGCGGCCTATGGCAGATTCGAAAGTCTCGCCACAAAGCCCATTTCAGGGACATTTACATCAATCTCTGGTCGGAAAGTCCCTTCTGCACGCAGGTGATCCTCAGCGTACGAGTTACGCCGTCCTTCTGCACTTGTATTATCCTGATCTTTGGCCGGAGTTTCGGGAAGCCATCGCCCGTATTCCCAGTTCGTGCGCTCTCTACATATCATTAAGCGAGGGGCGTGAGGATGGGCTTGCTAAGATACTTCAAGATCGCCCGGACGCGGTAGTGATTCGCCATCCTAACCGGGGCCGCGACATCGCGCCGAGACTGGCGCTGGCCAAGGCAGCAGTAGCTGCTGGACACGAATTCTTGCTGTTTATTCATAGCAAAAAGTCCCCGCATTTGCAGAAAATGAAGCCGGAGCAGATTCATGTTGACTTCCTGTCCCATGGAGATGGTGATCGCTGGCGTCGCGAATTGTTGGATAATTTATTGTCACCTTCGGTGGTGGACCACGTTCGCGAACGGTTCAACCGTGCGCAGTGGGTTGGGATGATCGGGCCATCAGGATTCTGGTTACCCTTGGATATGGGGGTGGATGCGAATCGTCCGCAAGTCGGCCCGCTGTTGGACAGTTTGGGGATTATGATAGATCCACGTCGCTACGGTTTTTTCGCGGGTAGTATGTTCTGGGCACGTGCACAAGCGCTTGCACCACTGCTGGCCCTGGATCTGAAGCCTGACGATTTTGAGGAAGAATGCGGCCAGGTTGATGGCACGCTGGCCCATGCCATAGAGAGAATATTCGCGGTGGTTGCGGAGCGTGCTGGTTTTGTGGTGGAAGATACGACAGGCCATGAATGTCTCAGGCCGTTGGGTCCGCTGCTGCCGTGGTTGGCCGCACAGCGCTGTTCCCCGCAAGAAAGCTTGTGGGCTCAACAAGCGCTGGTGAATGGAATTTCGTCTTTGGTTGTTTCTGTGCTAATGATAGAAAATGGTCGGGAGTATTACTTGCAGGCCACGCAAGCCAGCCTGTCGCAGCAATGGTCGCTGGCGCGAGTAGGGACTGGAATTGCCGGGAATGACCCGGTGATTACTATAAACACTACCTTTGCTGAGATGAATGCAGGTTGGCTCGCCTTCATGGACGCCGGCGACCAACTAGCCCCCGATGCCATATTCCGCATTCAGATGGCTATCCAGAATCATCCCGAATGGCAACTCATCTATACCGACGAGGACTCTCTCACGGCCGATGGCCAGCACCTCAATCCTCACTGCAAGCCCGATTTCAACATCGACTACCTGCGAAGCCTCCCCTACATAGGTGGCTTGCTGGTCATCAAAAAAGAACTTTTTGAGACGCTGGGCGGTTTTGATCTGCAAGCTGATGGTGCAGAAGACTATGATTTCGTCCTGCGAGCCTGGGAAAAAATCGGCGACGCTGGTATCGGTCATATTCCTGAAGTGCTTTATCATCGCTTGCAGGGTGGTGGGCACTGCAACAAGTCCGTTGAGGAAATCCTCCAGGTCAGTCAGGCTGCTTTGCAGAGGCATTTACAGCGCCTGAATATTGCGGCGGAAGTATTGCCCGGACCTTTCCCGCCAGCCACTCGGGTGCGTTATCCCCTGACTGGCACGCCTCTGGTTTCCATCATTATCCCCACACGCAATCAACTGGGCTATTTGCAGCGCTGCGTGGAATCTCTGATCGAAAAAACCAGGTATGCGCATTATGAAATGCTCATTGTCGATAATGACAGCGATGATGCCGAGGCGCGCACTTATCTGGATATGCTTGCGGCCCAGGAGGAGCAACTGGGTGGTCGGTTGCGCGTACTCAGGCATCCCGGTCCATTCAATTTTTCAGCCATGAATAACCGGGCAGTTGAACAGGCGCGGGGCGATTACGTCCTTTTGCTCAATAACGACACGGCTGCACTGCATGACGACTGGCTGGATGAAATGGTCAGCCAGATTTTGCGTCCGGAGGTGGGTATAGTTGGCGCAAAGTTGCTCTTTCCCGATGGCAAAATTCAGCATGCCGGCGTGATTCTGGGAATGCGCGGGCCGGCAGAACATCCCTTCATTGCTCAGCCACCCGAATATCGGGGCTATTTCGGCCGGGCCATGCTGACCCAGAATTTATCGGCAGTAACAGGAGCCTGTCTGTTGATCGGGAAGTCCCTCTA harbors:
- the flgK gene encoding flagellar hook-associated protein FlgK; the protein is MSGISGLVNNALTGLQAAQSALQVVGDNIANVNTPGYSQQSALQSTAIPTAIGGLYYGNGTQIDSVQRSYSSFLQGQVWTASASASGQASLSSSLQNILGMLNNGGVSSQVSQFFSGVAQVAANPDDIPARQSMLSNAQTLSQTFQSLGQQLASVGSGVNQQITQSVDQINSISKQIAQLNVQISAAQGNPNGSPNDLLDQRDHLITELNGQVGVQVLKQQNSQLSVFLSNGQVLVAGGQSFALQTQSSPYNQQTLDVGYANNGADISKSLTGGTLGGLLQFRSQSLNPAENGLGLLADGIASALNAQQAQGLNLNGSSGSALFSTGAVQVFANTHNSSGAASVLGTITNVGNLSGNDYILTKSSGSVWTLQDRSTGATVASTSGSVSSGASTTSLNFSGVGFQLQVSGTAAAGDSFLVEPTRQGAVGMQTVLTDPAGIAAASPFVSSPGVLVSGSLQNNNLGNMTLSAGQYVSGAAGVAVSPSDISSFPTNLQITMTSGASQGGSATFQITSGSGTTASVITTGTVSLGGSGTLIDIPYPNPPGGYWQVNLSGTLAASGDAFTLSPGGAGSNGNAQAMAALATSKVLNNGTATFNDNAAQLLTQVTNQAAQAQNNAQAQLTVLQSAQASQQAVSGVNLDQEAASLIQYQQAYQAAAKAISVGSTLFQSLIQAL
- the flgL gene encoding flagellar hook-associated protein FlgL, translated to MRVSTQEFYQSSLYSLLNQQSTLNNLSQQLSTGNALINPTNDPVGNAQVLDLNTKIANLGSYQQSNTYAQQGLSMSSSTLQSVGTLMNQVQQLAVQMNNATVNSNDLQNAVTTMQGNLQQLVQLANTQDANGTYIYGGSNAQTPPFQLQSDGTVQYMGDSSQKTLQIGPGLTTPVSQAGNAIFMNVPAGNGTFTVTASGSNYLIPATSGATATDVGNTTLGPGSVLNQATADSQFVADNAQYEVSISNTSSGLTYTVSSGTGAVDSTGWSASSGTVVSGTYTPGQSINIPSTLGGSPFMTVSTNGQPVSGHTAQFTLAAAKPQSIFQTFSDLIAAFTGGSGSPGANTRRSQDISNALANLNQFQTTLLSTQAQIGSNIQQAQSVQSLNANLTQQFQTDRGNIADVSYPQVITQFQESSTALQAAQKAFVQVQGLSLFNYIS
- a CDS encoding rhamnan synthesis F family protein, with translation MALLSRSPRRFLDVGCASGALGAWMKSIYPEVELWGIESNKKVAQVAHAVYENVIVGDIQEVDFSECGLRNESFDTLVLADVLEHVFNPWRTLVRLRSLLTSDAQVLVSLPNARNLWLINELSAGRFTYESSGILDITHLRFFTQEEGLRMLEETGYSVEAIGYGADSRFINTPHPKKFPANIEMEHLVFKNIDYDSYQQLISLQIFYRATPIKSAALRPMADSKVSPQSPFQGHLHQSLVGKSLLHAGDPQRTSYAVLLHLYYPDLWPEFREAIARIPSSCALYISLSEGREDGLAKILQDRPDAVVIRHPNRGRDIAPRLALAKAAVAAGHEFLLFIHSKKSPHLQKMKPEQIHVDFLSHGDGDRWRRELLDNLLSPSVVDHVRERFNRAQWVGMIGPSGFWLPLDMGVDANRPQVGPLLDSLGIMIDPRRYGFFAGSMFWARAQALAPLLALDLKPDDFEEECGQVDGTLAHAIERIFAVVAERAGFVVEDTTGHECLRPLGPLLPWLAAQRCSPQESLWAQQALVNGISSLVVSVLMIENGREYYLQATQASLSQQWSLARVGTGIAGNDPVITINTTFAEMNAGWLAFMDAGDQLAPDAIFRIQMAIQNHPEWQLIYTDEDSLTADGQHLNPHCKPDFNIDYLRSLPYIGGLLVIKKELFETLGGFDLQADGAEDYDFVLRAWEKIGDAGIGHIPEVLYHRLQGGGHCNKSVEEILQVSQAALQRHLQRLNIAAEVLPGPFPPATRVRYPLTGTPLVSIIIPTRNQLGYLQRCVESLIEKTRYAHYEMLIVDNDSDDAEARTYLDMLAAQEEQLGGRLRVLRHPGPFNFSAMNNRAVEQARGDYVLLLNNDTAALHDDWLDEMVSQILRPEVGIVGAKLLFPDGKIQHAGVILGMRGPAEHPFIAQPPEYRGYFGRAMLTQNLSAVTGACLLIGKSLYQELGGLDEKQFQVSYNDIDLCLKAREAGHKIVFTPWAMLLHEGSASQRGEVEKKPSPEKEKRFAGEKMAFYQKWLPQLAFDPAYNRHLSLASTDFLLEDQAALTWDPEWRPRPRILVHPADREGCGEYRIISPMRALQKAGRAQGWETMRIFEPAEMERFSPESIVLQRQMEWPQIDALERHKKLLKTFRVFEIDDLITNLPVKSLHKAQIHKDIAKRFRKAAGLCNRLVVATEPLAKAYKGFADELRVQPNCIEGAIWGSLQPRRRAEAKPRVGWAGGVGHTGDLEMIADVVRDLADEVDWVFFGLCPDALRPYVREFHTGVPLPQYPNKLASLDLDLALAPLENNSFNEAKSHLRILEYGILGYPVICSDIFPYQGDFPVTRVANRYRDWVRAIREQIADRQALEAAGDCLREHVRAHWLLEEHLDDWLAAWLP